In Staphylococcus saccharolyticus, one genomic interval encodes:
- the recX gene encoding recombination regulator RecX, with amino-acid sequence MPKVTKIEVQKNNKERFNLYLDGKFEMGIDINTLVQFNLKKDQLLEEVDMQKIQEFDLYRRGVNMAIQYLSYKKRTEKEVRQYLEKYEMNLNVIQQVIDFCYKEKLIDHEDYAESLKNTMINTTEKGPEIYKQKLYQLGIEPTVIDNYTQLYEQQQPLDDVIKVGKKILKLKKGHEIKVKQKVTQSLLRKGYTLDAIQIVMNELDFFQDEETLDNLLQRDLEKVYNKNCRKYDGNKLIMKTIEALMRKGYKYDKIKSKLEESGISDGTEENE; translated from the coding sequence ATGCCAAAAGTCACAAAAATAGAAGTACAAAAAAACAATAAAGAACGCTTTAATCTGTATCTTGATGGAAAATTTGAAATGGGTATAGATATTAATACCTTAGTTCAGTTTAATTTGAAAAAAGATCAACTACTTGAAGAGGTAGATATGCAAAAAATTCAAGAGTTTGACCTCTATCGCCGTGGTGTTAATATGGCAATTCAATATTTATCTTATAAAAAGCGGACTGAGAAAGAAGTACGTCAATATCTTGAAAAATATGAAATGAATCTGAATGTTATTCAACAAGTGATTGACTTTTGCTATAAAGAGAAGCTCATAGACCATGAAGATTACGCTGAGAGTTTAAAGAATACTATGATTAACACAACAGAAAAAGGTCCAGAAATCTATAAACAAAAATTGTATCAACTAGGTATAGAACCAACAGTAATTGACAATTATACTCAGTTATATGAACAACAACAACCGCTTGATGATGTGATTAAAGTAGGAAAAAAGATATTAAAGTTAAAAAAGGGGCATGAAATAAAAGTAAAACAAAAAGTTACTCAATCGTTATTGCGTAAAGGATATACCCTTGACGCTATTCAAATAGTTATGAACGAGTTGGATTTTTTTCAAGATGAAGAGACATTAGATAATTTATTGCAACGTGATTTAGAGAAAGTCTATAATAAAAATTGTAGAAAATATGATGGCAATAAATTAATCATGAAAACGATAGAAGCACTTATGAGAAAAGGTTATAAATATGATAAAATTAAATCTAAATTAGAAGAGAGCGGTATATCTGATGGGACAGAAGAAAATGAGTGA
- the mutY gene encoding A/G-specific adenine glycosylase, which translates to MYQEPSFKKNIVDWFDKNQRDMPWRETTNPYYIWLSEVMLQQTQVNTVVDYYHKFITRFPSIKSLSDANEDDVLKYWEGLGYYSRVRNFHTAIKEVNHKHGGEVPTDPEIFKKLKGVGPYTLAAVMSIAFNHPLATVDGNVFRVWSRLNNDFRDTKLQTTRKAYETELKPYVQDNSGTFNQAMMELGALICTPKSPLCLFCPVQDHCEAFHNRTTQELPVKTKNIKKRTLNQKVFLIRNDEGKYLLEKRKDKLLNGMWQFPMREASVADNKITKDIGIKIETIKTPIFELRHQFTHMTWNIKVYSVPNSINLSNRLLPDNYTWFDLDDREQYTFPVSMDKIYQFIVG; encoded by the coding sequence ATGTATCAAGAACCATCGTTTAAAAAGAATATTGTTGATTGGTTTGACAAAAATCAACGTGATATGCCTTGGAGGGAAACAACTAATCCATATTATATCTGGCTTAGTGAAGTGATGTTACAACAAACTCAAGTTAATACTGTTGTTGATTATTATCACAAATTTATCACACGTTTTCCTTCCATAAAGTCTTTAAGTGACGCCAACGAAGATGACGTATTAAAATATTGGGAAGGCTTAGGCTATTATAGTCGTGTTCGTAATTTTCATACTGCTATAAAAGAAGTCAATCATAAACACGGGGGCGAAGTACCTACAGATCCTGAGATTTTTAAAAAATTAAAGGGCGTAGGACCTTATACTCTAGCAGCAGTGATGAGTATTGCATTCAACCACCCTTTAGCCACAGTGGACGGTAATGTTTTTAGAGTGTGGTCAAGGTTAAATAACGACTTTCGGGATACTAAATTACAAACGACACGTAAGGCTTATGAAACAGAACTAAAACCTTATGTTCAAGATAATTCTGGTACCTTTAATCAAGCAATGATGGAACTTGGTGCTTTGATTTGTACACCAAAATCACCTCTTTGCTTGTTTTGCCCAGTCCAAGATCATTGTGAAGCCTTCCACAACAGGACTACGCAAGAGCTTCCAGTTAAAACTAAAAATATAAAAAAGAGGACATTGAATCAGAAAGTTTTCTTAATCAGAAATGACGAAGGAAAATATTTACTTGAGAAGCGTAAGGATAAACTTCTTAATGGTATGTGGCAGTTTCCTATGAGAGAAGCATCAGTTGCTGATAATAAAATCACGAAAGATATAGGAATTAAAATAGAAACGATTAAAACACCTATTTTTGAATTACGTCATCAATTCACACATATGACGTGGAATATCAAAGTTTATAGTGTTCCGAATTCGATAAATTTATCGAATCGTTTGCTTCCTGATAATTACACTTGGTTTGATTTAGATGATAGAGAACAGTATACGTTTCCTGTTTCTATGGATAAGATTTACCAATTCATTGTGGGATAA
- a CDS encoding metal-dependent hydrolase, whose protein sequence is MDTATHIVISVSLTALATTDPGMAGSFAATATTLIAGSLIPDGDTVLKLKDNATYISHHRGITHSIPFTILWPILITFLIFVIFNHTDPLHVWLWAQLAVFLHVFVDIFNSYGTQALRPITNKWIQLSVINTFDPIIFIILCIGVILWIIGVHPYVAIFPMIGVLLIYYIIRFMMQSAIKKKALKNIERSHNPVKVFVAPTMKFHIWRVAIQTDKHDYVGVSRWKNIDFTDKVKRQSMTPDSLLWKVKGNKDIFTFLNFSSIYRWQTTPLEDGTTEIRLMDLRYLNKGHYSFVAIAHLTHDNEIDHSYIGWVFSEDKLQRKLFSQ, encoded by the coding sequence ATGGATACAGCCACGCATATTGTCATAAGTGTGAGTCTCACTGCATTAGCAACGACAGATCCTGGAATGGCGGGCTCTTTCGCTGCTACAGCCACTACTTTAATTGCAGGATCATTAATACCTGATGGTGACACCGTTTTAAAATTAAAGGACAACGCTACCTACATTTCTCATCACAGAGGTATTACACATTCAATACCTTTCACTATTTTATGGCCGATTTTAATAACCTTTTTAATATTTGTTATATTCAATCATACAGATCCTTTACACGTGTGGTTATGGGCACAGCTTGCAGTTTTTTTACACGTCTTTGTAGATATTTTTAATTCATATGGTACTCAAGCTTTACGTCCCATTACAAATAAGTGGATTCAACTTAGTGTCATTAACACTTTTGATCCTATTATTTTCATCATCTTATGCATTGGTGTCATATTATGGATTATCGGCGTTCACCCTTATGTTGCAATTTTTCCAATGATTGGTGTCTTGTTAATCTATTATATTATTCGATTTATGATGCAATCAGCAATTAAAAAGAAAGCACTTAAAAATATTGAACGCTCTCATAATCCTGTTAAAGTGTTTGTAGCACCCACTATGAAATTTCATATATGGCGTGTAGCTATACAAACTGATAAACACGACTATGTGGGTGTTTCTAGATGGAAGAATATAGATTTCACAGATAAAGTTAAACGTCAATCTATGACACCAGACTCATTATTATGGAAAGTCAAAGGTAACAAAGATATATTCACTTTCTTAAATTTCTCATCAATATATCGGTGGCAGACAACACCTTTAGAAGATGGTACAACTGAAATTAGATTAATGGATTTGAGATATCTTAATAAAGGGCACTATTCATTTGTAGCTATAGCGCACTTGACTCATGATAATGAAATAGATCATTCATACATCGGATGGGTCTTTAGTGAAGACAAGTTACAACGTAAATTATTTTCACAATAG
- the ntdP gene encoding nucleoside tri-diphosphate phosphatase, with the protein MVEESIPKEGETIKIQSYKHDGNIHRVWSETTILKGTDHVIIGGNDHTLVTESDGRTWITREPAIVYFHSEYWFNVICMFREDGIYYYCNLSSPFVCDEEALKYIDYDLDIKAYPNGKYHLLDEDEYEQHMDQMNYPHDIDVILRRNVDILQQWIEQKKGPFAPDFIKVWKQRYKKIRNY; encoded by the coding sequence ATGGTTGAAGAGTCCATACCTAAAGAAGGAGAAACGATTAAAATTCAGAGTTATAAACATGATGGAAATATTCATCGTGTTTGGTCTGAAACAACTATCTTAAAGGGAACTGACCATGTGATTATCGGAGGTAACGATCACACGTTAGTTACTGAAAGTGATGGACGTACATGGATTACTCGTGAACCAGCGATTGTTTATTTTCACTCAGAGTATTGGTTTAATGTAATATGTATGTTTAGGGAAGATGGTATTTATTATTATTGTAATTTATCATCACCTTTTGTGTGCGACGAAGAAGCACTCAAGTATATTGATTATGATTTGGATATTAAAGCTTATCCGAATGGGAAATATCATTTATTAGACGAAGATGAATATGAGCAACATATGGATCAAATGAATTATCCGCATGACATTGATGTTATTTTAAGAAGAAACGTTGATATTCTACAACAGTGGATTGAGCAGAAAAAAGGGCCTTTTGCACCAGATTTTATTAAAGTATGGAAACAACGTTATAAGAAAATAAGAAATTATTAA
- a CDS encoding ATP-binding cassette domain-containing protein translates to MGSSIVLKLLKVTHYYRNKKSKKWYQPFGYDAEDINLNNISLHIYQGEALGIIGEPGSSKTLIGRILSGAVKPDKGKVICSDNLYYGDIEDKYVNHQTVQSYINDVVQLFPYQVSEHKAEQIIQWAHLGNQLQHKISSLSNNEYAQLLLSIVRTSQSAIIVLNHVLTYLDNTFFKRAIELSNDYIKENKTLVLIDDDIDKISETSNYITWVSHGQIRKEGSLNQVLPMFREHEKDRLSLISTSEIENFDYDWKKNRSCTPEMTYNFKRIERYNHAKPPVFLVRFWTLSVSFLIGLALMGILFFNDLGRIRIDDNNTQASIQNQSKDPYEDKLAYGLALNGSVTLSGSKNVKLPKYSLMTITGENSKKYRIEMDHKMYGIEKNELFYFNPAGLYESHSFKKLSPYIKTNYSTYVEYFNSHLHKEHDKVTKTLVPSKDSRNVVPITQQPIKMIFGDEDKLTGFVIPIENKTELKKKYHIKKDIWITKSGSGYFIADMKDDKWIYIEL, encoded by the coding sequence ATGGGAAGCTCAATTGTTTTAAAATTACTTAAGGTCACACATTACTATAGGAACAAAAAGTCGAAAAAATGGTATCAACCTTTTGGATATGATGCTGAGGATATCAACCTTAATAATATTTCTTTGCATATTTATCAAGGTGAAGCCTTAGGTATAATTGGAGAACCAGGTTCCTCTAAAACTCTAATTGGTAGAATTTTAAGTGGTGCTGTAAAACCAGATAAAGGTAAAGTTATATGTAGTGATAATCTCTATTATGGAGATATAGAAGATAAATACGTCAATCATCAAACAGTTCAAAGCTATATCAATGACGTTGTTCAATTATTTCCATATCAAGTTAGTGAGCATAAAGCTGAACAAATTATTCAATGGGCACATTTAGGAAATCAATTACAACATAAAATTTCATCGCTATCAAATAATGAATATGCACAATTGTTATTAAGTATTGTTCGTACATCACAAAGTGCTATTATCGTACTCAATCATGTATTAACATATTTAGACAACACATTTTTTAAACGTGCGATTGAACTTTCAAATGATTACATAAAAGAAAATAAAACATTAGTTCTAATAGATGATGATATTGATAAAATTAGTGAAACGAGCAATTATATTACGTGGGTATCACACGGTCAAATACGTAAAGAAGGATCGTTAAACCAAGTGTTACCTATGTTTAGAGAGCATGAAAAAGACCGTTTAAGTCTTATTTCTACATCTGAAATTGAGAATTTTGATTATGATTGGAAAAAAAATCGTTCATGTACACCTGAAATGACTTATAATTTCAAAAGAATAGAACGTTATAATCATGCGAAGCCTCCAGTTTTTTTAGTTAGATTCTGGACATTATCTGTGAGTTTTTTAATTGGTTTAGCATTAATGGGTATCTTATTCTTTAATGATTTGGGAAGAATTCGCATTGATGATAATAATACGCAAGCGTCAATTCAAAATCAAAGTAAAGATCCTTATGAAGATAAACTAGCTTACGGGTTAGCCTTGAATGGATCAGTAACTTTAAGTGGCTCTAAAAATGTAAAATTACCTAAATATAGTTTAATGACTATTACTGGAGAAAATAGCAAAAAATATCGTATTGAAATGGATCATAAAATGTACGGTATAGAAAAAAATGAGTTATTCTATTTTAATCCGGCTGGTCTATATGAATCACATAGCTTTAAAAAATTATCTCCATATATTAAAACGAATTATAGTACTTATGTAGAATACTTCAACAGTCATTTACACAAAGAACATGATAAAGTTACTAAAACACTTGTTCCATCTAAAGATAGTCGCAATGTGGTACCAATAACACAACAACCTATAAAAATGATTTTTGGTGATGAGGATAAATTAACAGGTTTTGTTATTCCTATAGAAAATAAAACAGAATTAAAGAAAAAATATCATATCAAAAAAGATATTTGGATTACAAAATCAGGTAGTGGTTACTTCATTGCAGATATGAAAGATGACAAATGGATATATATTGAATTGTAG
- the sgtB gene encoding monofunctional peptidoglycan glycosyltransferase SgtB: MKRIEKYADSYHKQRYDIRKPHYNTYYQPVGKPPKKKRSKRVLLKVTMAILIIIALFVGAMYFLSSRANVDDLKTIENKSDFVSVDDMPEYVKGAFVSMEDGRFYKHHGFDLKGTTRALFSTISDRDVQGGSTITQQVVKNCYYDNERSFTRKIKELFVAHKVERQYNKNQILSFYMNNIYYGDDQYTIEGAANHYFGATVNKNNSNMNQISVLQSAILASKVNAPSVYDVNDMSNNFINRVKINLEKMKQQDYITDAQYKESMSQLGN; this comes from the coding sequence ATGAAAAGAATCGAAAAATATGCGGATTCGTATCATAAGCAACGTTATGATATAAGAAAGCCTCATTATAATACGTATTATCAACCAGTAGGTAAACCACCAAAAAAGAAAAGAAGTAAAAGAGTTTTATTAAAAGTTACAATGGCTATTCTTATTATAATAGCGCTGTTTGTAGGCGCAATGTATTTTTTATCCTCAAGAGCAAACGTAGATGATTTGAAAACTATAGAAAATAAAAGTGATTTTGTTTCAGTAGATGATATGCCAGAATATGTTAAAGGGGCATTTGTATCAATGGAAGATGGACGTTTTTATAAGCATCATGGTTTTGATTTAAAAGGTACGACAAGAGCGTTATTTTCTACAATCAGTGATCGAGATGTTCAAGGTGGTAGTACAATTACTCAACAAGTAGTAAAGAATTGTTATTACGATAATGAACGTTCATTCACAAGAAAAATTAAAGAGTTATTTGTTGCTCATAAAGTTGAACGACAATATAATAAAAATCAAATTTTAAGCTTTTATATGAATAATATTTATTATGGTGATGACCAATATACAATTGAAGGTGCAGCAAATCATTATTTTGGTGCAACTGTGAATAAAAATAATTCTAACATGAATCAAATTAGTGTATTACAAAGTGCAATTTTAGCGAGTAAGGTAAATGCGCCAAGTGTTTATGACGTTAACGATATGTCAAATAATTTTATTAATAGAGTAAAAATAAATTTAGAAAAAATGAAACAACAAGATTATATTACCGATGCTCAATATAAAGAATCAATGTCGCAATTAGGTAATTAA